One window of the Gammaproteobacteria bacterium genome contains the following:
- a CDS encoding DUF938 domain-containing protein, whose translation MKPYSPSCDENRQPILAVLREVFTAAGHVLEIGSGTGQHAVFFADRLPHLVWQASDRAEHLAGMRLWLEEAALHNTPVPLELDVASAHWPAMETDAVFSANTAHIMAWPQVERMFAGIGTILKPGGVFALYGPFNYNGNYTSESNTRFDQWLKARDPLSGVRDFEMLNMLAQRQRLQLFRDYPMPANNRTLVWRKEG comes from the coding sequence ATGAAACCCTATTCGCCATCGTGTGACGAGAACAGGCAGCCCATTCTTGCCGTGTTGCGCGAGGTGTTCACCGCGGCAGGTCATGTGCTGGAAATCGGCAGCGGTACCGGGCAGCACGCGGTGTTTTTCGCAGACCGGTTGCCGCATCTTGTCTGGCAGGCGAGCGATAGGGCAGAGCATCTGGCCGGGATGCGCCTGTGGCTGGAGGAAGCGGCGCTGCACAACACACCGGTGCCGCTGGAACTCGATGTGGCGAGTGCGCACTGGCCCGCCATGGAAACGGATGCCGTTTTCAGCGCCAACACGGCGCACATCATGGCATGGCCGCAGGTGGAGCGGATGTTCGCGGGCATCGGCACGATCTTGAAACCGGGTGGAGTGTTCGCTTTGTACGGCCCGTTCAACTACAACGGTAATTATACCAGCGAGAGCAATACGCGCTTCGATCAGTGGCTCAAGGCACGTGATCCGTTAAGCGGTGTGCGTGATTTTGAGATGCTGAATATGCTGGCGCAAAGGCAGAGGCTGCAACTGTTCAGGGATTACCCAATGCCGGCAAACAACCGTACCCTGGTGTGGCGCAAGGAGGGTTGA
- a CDS encoding LysR family transcriptional regulator, whose translation MLELRHLRALVLLNECGTLSVTAERLHLTPSALSHQLKVMETHYGPIFLRKSRPLRFTPAGERLLHLASRVLGEVRQAEHDITALTHGNTGRLNIAIECHSCFEWLMPGINAFREQWPAVEIDLSAGFNFDSLPALARGDVDLVITSDVKKTTGVSFTPLFHYQALLVMAPDHPLISRAWIRPSDLAGETLITYPVPRQRLDIFKRFLHPAGIKPAAQRTTELTLMMVQLVASGRGVAALPNWVAADYLKHHYVAARPLGRQGLWGTLYCALRSGQKSMPYMQGFIDTAREVSFRTLNGIQQAR comes from the coding sequence ATGCTGGAATTGCGACACCTGCGTGCCCTTGTACTGCTCAACGAGTGTGGCACGCTGTCTGTCACCGCCGAGCGCCTGCACCTCACCCCGTCGGCCCTGTCGCATCAGCTCAAGGTCATGGAAACCCATTACGGCCCTATCTTCCTGCGTAAAAGCCGCCCACTCAGGTTTACCCCTGCCGGCGAACGTCTGTTGCATCTGGCCAGCCGGGTACTGGGCGAAGTCCGCCAGGCCGAGCATGACATTACTGCCCTCACCCATGGCAATACGGGCCGGCTCAACATCGCCATCGAGTGCCACAGTTGCTTCGAGTGGCTGATGCCCGGCATCAATGCCTTCCGCGAACAATGGCCGGCGGTTGAAATCGACCTTTCCGCCGGCTTCAACTTCGATTCCCTGCCTGCACTCGCGCGGGGAGATGTGGATCTCGTGATCACATCCGACGTCAAGAAAACCACCGGCGTCAGCTTTACCCCCCTGTTCCACTACCAGGCCCTGCTGGTGATGGCACCCGACCACCCCCTGATTAGCCGCGCATGGATCAGGCCAAGTGACCTGGCGGGCGAGACTCTCATTACCTATCCCGTGCCACGGCAGCGGCTCGATATTTTCAAACGCTTCCTGCATCCAGCCGGCATCAAACCTGCCGCACAACGTACTACCGAACTCACACTGATGATGGTGCAACTCGTCGCCAGCGGCCGTGGCGTGGCGGCTCTGCCGAACTGGGTAGCGGCAGACTACCTCAAACACCACTATGTGGCGGCCCGACCCTTGGGCCGCCAGGGCTTGTGGGGTACGTTGTACTGTGCCCTGCGTAGCGGGCAAAAGAGCATGCCTTATATGCAGGGCTTCATTGATACAGCACGCGAGGTCTCGTTTCGCACGCTGAACGGCATACAACAGGCGCGGTGA
- the metE gene encoding 5-methyltetrahydropteroyltriglutamate--homocysteine S-methyltransferase produces MSIAHNLGFPRIGARREMKRAVESYWKGDLDETGLRATGRELRARHWRLQVDAGLDLVPVGDFTWYDHVLDMSVLLGVVPQRFGDVHGSTSVAGGRMPGATAVTGEVDLKTYFRMARGRAPGDKAGSADTYACEMTKWFDTNYHYIVPEFSADQAFRLASSKLFDELAEAKAQGLCAKPVLVGPLTYLWLGKTRGAAFDKLALLDKLLPVYGEILARLKSEGVEWVQIDEPILVLDLPQEWKDAFGVAYQQLQGSGVKLLLATYFGALADNTGVACGLPVDGLHIDLVRAPQQLGAVLNQLPDSKILSLGVVDGRNIWRTDIEKVLVMLEGVKERLGDRLWIAPSCSLLHTPVDLALETKLDEEFKSWLAYATQKVAEVVAVRDGVDHGRSGIGTLLDASRAAVQSRATSKRIHRPAVKERVAELATNADQRHAVYAERARQQREKLKLPLLPTTTIGSFPQTQAIRIARRDFKAGRIGEAEYNERMRQEIALAVRKQEEIGLDVLVHGEAERNDMVEYFGELLDGYAFSENGWVQSYGSRCVKPPIIFGDVSRPQPMTVEWTTYAQSLTAKPMKGMLSGPITMLQWSFVRDDQPRSATALQIAFALRDEVLDLEKAGIKVVQIDEPALREGLPLRHADWAEYLRWAAHAFRVTAGAVRDDTQIHTHMCYAEFNDIIDSIAALDADVITIETSRSDMELLDAFVNFSYPNEIGPGVYDIHSPRVPTSDEIVRLMEKAARVVPADRLWINPDCGLKTRDWPEVETALANMVSAAKTLRDRLAG; encoded by the coding sequence ATGAGTATTGCGCACAACCTGGGGTTTCCCCGTATCGGCGCCCGGCGCGAGATGAAGCGTGCCGTGGAGAGTTATTGGAAGGGCGACCTGGATGAGACCGGCCTGCGGGCGACAGGTCGCGAACTGCGCGCGCGGCATTGGCGGTTACAGGTCGATGCCGGGCTGGATCTGGTGCCGGTGGGAGATTTCACCTGGTATGACCATGTGCTCGACATGTCGGTACTGCTGGGCGTGGTGCCGCAGCGTTTCGGCGACGTACATGGAAGTACTAGTGTCGCGGGAGGCAGGATGCCGGGAGCGACCGCGGTGACAGGCGAGGTGGACCTCAAGACCTATTTTCGCATGGCGCGCGGCCGCGCACCGGGTGACAAGGCCGGCAGTGCCGACACCTACGCCTGTGAAATGACCAAGTGGTTTGACACCAATTACCATTATATTGTCCCTGAATTCAGCGCCGACCAGGCGTTTCGCCTGGCCTCCAGCAAGCTGTTTGACGAACTGGCCGAGGCCAAGGCGCAGGGCCTATGCGCCAAGCCCGTGCTGGTGGGCCCACTGACCTATCTCTGGCTGGGCAAGACCAGGGGCGCGGCGTTTGACAAGCTTGCCCTGCTAGACAAGTTGCTGCCGGTCTATGGCGAGATTCTCGCCCGCCTTAAATCCGAGGGAGTGGAGTGGGTGCAGATTGACGAGCCGATTCTGGTGCTTGATCTGCCGCAAGAGTGGAAAGATGCCTTTGGCGTGGCCTACCAGCAGCTTCAGGGGAGTGGGGTCAAGTTGCTGCTGGCGACATACTTCGGTGCGCTGGCCGACAATACCGGTGTTGCCTGTGGCTTGCCGGTGGACGGACTGCATATTGATCTGGTGCGTGCTCCGCAGCAGCTTGGCGCGGTGTTAAATCAGCTCCCTGACTCCAAGATACTGTCACTCGGTGTGGTAGACGGGCGCAACATCTGGCGCACGGACATTGAAAAGGTGCTGGTCATGCTGGAGGGCGTGAAGGAGCGCTTGGGCGATCGGCTGTGGATTGCGCCGTCATGCTCGCTGCTGCACACCCCGGTGGATCTGGCGCTGGAAACCAAGCTGGATGAGGAGTTCAAGTCATGGCTGGCCTACGCTACCCAGAAAGTCGCCGAGGTGGTGGCCGTGCGTGATGGCGTTGATCACGGGCGCTCAGGCATAGGTACGCTGCTGGACGCGAGCCGGGCTGCCGTGCAATCACGTGCCACCTCCAAGCGTATTCACCGGCCTGCGGTGAAGGAGCGCGTTGCGGAGCTCGCCACGAATGCAGACCAGCGCCATGCAGTCTACGCTGAGCGTGCGCGTCAGCAACGCGAAAAGCTGAAGTTGCCGCTGCTGCCGACCACGACCATCGGTTCATTTCCGCAGACCCAGGCAATTCGCATCGCGCGCCGTGACTTCAAGGCCGGGCGTATCGGTGAAGCCGAGTATAACGAACGCATGCGGCAGGAGATCGCGCTTGCGGTGCGCAAGCAGGAGGAGATCGGGCTTGACGTTTTGGTGCATGGCGAGGCCGAGCGTAATGACATGGTGGAGTATTTCGGCGAATTGCTCGACGGCTATGCCTTCAGCGAAAACGGCTGGGTGCAGAGCTACGGCTCGCGTTGCGTGAAACCGCCCATCATCTTCGGTGACGTGTCGCGCCCGCAGCCCATGACGGTGGAATGGACGACCTACGCGCAGTCGCTGACCGCGAAACCGATGAAGGGCATGCTGTCCGGGCCCATCACCATGCTGCAATGGTCATTCGTGCGTGACGACCAGCCGCGCAGTGCGACAGCATTGCAAATCGCCTTTGCCCTGCGCGACGAAGTGCTGGATCTGGAAAAGGCCGGCATCAAGGTGGTGCAGATCGACGAACCCGCGCTGCGCGAAGGCTTGCCCTTGCGCCATGCCGACTGGGCGGAGTACCTGCGCTGGGCCGCGCACGCATTTCGCGTGACGGCGGGTGCGGTGCGGGACGACACGCAGATCCATACCCATATGTGCTATGCGGAATTCAATGACATCATCGACTCCATTGCCGCGCTGGATGCCGACGTGATCACCATCGAAACCTCGCGCTCCGATATGGAACTGCTCGATGCCTTTGTGAATTTCTCTTATCCCAACGAGATCGGCCCCGGTGTGTACGATATCCACTCGCCACGCGTGCCGACCAGTGACGAGATCGTGCGGCTGATGGAAAAGGCCGCCAGGGTAGTGCCGGCAGACCGCTTGTGGATCAACCCCGACTGCGGCCTGAAGACCCGCGACTGGCCGGAAGTGGAGACGGCGCTGGCCAACATGGTGTCGGCCGCGAAGACCCTGCGCGACCGTTTGGCAGGATAG